Genomic DNA from Burkholderia plantarii:
AGCGCCCCTACGTGCGGGCGCGCTGGAAGGCGAACCCGAACTACCGGCCGATGTCGCGGCCGACCTCTACCACGCTCGACCCGAACGCGCCGCTGCATCGCATCTGAGTGGCGGCGCCGCGGCCGCTTCTCTCGCCATCGCGTACGTCACCGCCGCCCGCCTCGTGCGGCGCGAATCTTCGGCCGCCACAGGCGGCGCAATTGCGCTTCGGCCGCGATCGCCGCGTAGCGCTGTGCCGCCGCACCGTAGCCGCGCGCGAAACCGAGCTGCTCGGGCGGCGCGGACAAGCGTTCGAGATGGTGCAGCGCGACCTGCGCGTCGTTCGCGTCGCCGAGCGTGCCCTGCACGCGCGACACGCGCTTGACGAGCTTGTCGCGCGTACTGCGCGAGGAGATCGAGGCGAAGAACTCGAGCGCGTAGCGCAGCCGTTTCGCGTCGATGCGCACGCGGTGGCGCTCGGCCGGATCGAGGCTGGTCAGCTTCGGCGCGCCGTAGAGCCGCGCGAACAGGCGGTCGACGCGCTTCGTCGCGTGCCGCCTCAGCGAACGGCGCTGCTTGCGCGTGGCGTCGTCGTCGGAGCCCAGCGACAGCACGCAGAGCCATTCGATCCAGCCGAGCACGAGCCGCGCGTAGCGCGACGACGCCACCGCCTGCCGCAGCTCGCCGCGCGCGATGTCGCGCTGCCGGGCCGCGGCGTCGAGCGTCGCGGCCCAGCCCGGCGCCCCGGCGATGTCGGTATCGGCCCCGGCCAGCCCGGGCAGCGTTTCGCTGACGCTGACGTCCCAGTCGCGCACCACGCCCAGCTGCGTGCCGAGCCACTTCATGTCGGCCGCGAACGCGTCGCGATAGGTCTCGTCGGTGAAATCCTCGAACAGCCGCATCAGCGTGCGCAGGCGGCGCAGCGCGACACGCATCTGATGGACGTATTCGGGATCGTTGCTGTCGCGCACGCCGGCATCGTTGCCGAGCCATTGCGCGGCCACGTTCGTGCCGAGCACGAACAGCGCCTCGCGCTGCGTATGCAGCCGGCCGAGCTCGATCGAGGCCGCGTAGCCCGGGCCGTCGTCGTGATCGGGCAGGCGGCCGGCGCAGGCCAGATCGACGAGCGAGGCGGGCTTTAGGAACGCCGGCCCCGCGCCGCTCAGCTCGCGCGCCGCGTCGAACAGCGCGTGCAGCGCGGCGATGCGGCCGGCGGCATCGCCGGGATCGGCCACCGCGAGACGCAGCTCGCAGTGGCGGCCGGCGCCGGCGGTGGTGCGCCAGGTCAGGTCGTCGAGCGTCAGTTCGACGGGTGCGCGGTCGCCGCGCTGCCAGCGGCCGCGGCGGCGCTCGCATTCGAAGCGGAAGGACGCGCGCGCGGGAGCGGCGGCAGGTTCGGTGGATGGCGTGGGTGAGGGTTCGGCCGGCGCGTCGCCGCCTTCGATCGCGGCGGGGACGGTCCGCGCCGCCCCGGCTTCCGCGCGCTCGGCCATCACCGCCGCCGCCACGGATGGGCCGCCGGCTTCGTCGGCCGGTGCCTCGATCTCGCAACCGTGGACCGCGCCGTCGGCCAGCGCACGACGTATCCGGCTCGCCCGTTCATCCTCCTTGTGATCGTCCGCGCCATCGCCGTCGGCTCGACCTCCGGCGGTGCCGCTCGACGGCAGGTCGAGCCGATCGCGCACCGCCACGCCCGGCGCGAACGCCGTCGCGTGCACGGCCATCGTCGATTCCCCCGAAACGCCCGCCTCGTGCCACGCGATCCAGCCGGCCGCGTCCGGCACGGCGTCGGCCAGCGCGAGCGAGCGGATCGTCACGCGTTCGTGCCCGCGCTTCATCCGCACCGGTGGACAGATCCGCCATGCGCGCACCAGCTCCGCGCCGAAGTCGCGTACCGCGCGGGCGGCGCCACGCCTTCGGGAAGCCGGCACGCCGCCTCCCGGCAGCGGCAGCCCGAGCACGATTTCGAGGACACGCGTCATGTCACCTCCGTTTGCCGGCCCGCCCGTCACACCCGTGCAACCGCCGGCGGCCGTCGATGCCGTCCATGGTACACGGCACGCGCCGGTGCGCCCGCCCGCGCGCCGCGCGCCATGCAGGCCCGTCAAGCCGCCGCTGGCGCGAGGCGCGAGACCGGCGGCGGGACGCGGCGCGCGCGCCCCGCGAAGCCGGCGCGGGCGCGGTCAGCCGACGCGCGGACCGGCACCGGGCGCCCTCGGCAAGCCGCCGCGGGACACGGCGATCGCGTCGCCCGGCCAGCGGCGCGCCCGCCCGCACCGCCGCGGCCGACGCCTTTGCGCCAGTTCACGACGGCCCTCCCCGCCTGGGCATACACTGTCGCGCTTTCCTTTTCCTTTCCATTCCGGTTTTCCGATGACGCCTGCCGCCCGCCAACACCTCCGCGCGAACCTGCTGATGCTCGGCGCCGCCGCGATCTGGGGCTCGGCCTTCGTCGCGCAGCGACTCAGCCTGGCCGTGATCGGCCCGTTTCTCTACACCGGCCTGCGCTTCCTGCTCGGCGCGCTGGTGCTGGTGCCGCTGCTGCTCGCGAGGGCGCCGGCACGCGCGGAACTCGCCGCGCTCGCGCGGCGTCCGGCCGGGCTCATGCCGGGACTGCTGCTCGGCTCGCTGCTGGCCGTGTCGATCTCGCTTCAGCAGATCGGCCTGCAATACACGAGGATCGCCAACGCCGGCTTCATCAGCTCGCTCTACGTCGTGCTGGTGCCGCTGATCGGCGTGCTGCTGCGGCACCGGGCCGGCTTCGGCACCTGGTTCGGCGCGACGCTAGCGGCCATCGGCCTCTATTTCCTCAGCGTCGACGAGCATTTCACGGTGATGCTCGGCGACGGCTTCCAGCTCGCCTGCGCGGCGCTGATCGCGGTC
This window encodes:
- a CDS encoding DMT family transporter — its product is MTPAARQHLRANLLMLGAAAIWGSAFVAQRLSLAVIGPFLYTGLRFLLGALVLVPLLLARAPARAELAALARRPAGLMPGLLLGSLLAVSISLQQIGLQYTRIANAGFISSLYVVLVPLIGVLLRHRAGFGTWFGATLAAIGLYFLSVDEHFTVMLGDGFQLACAALIAVHVIAVGHFVRRHDPLVLAFQQFAVCGLLCGALGLGLETLDAATLRHALPTLLYGGLLSVGVGYTLQVVAQRNAAPAHAAVIFSMEGVFAAIAGWAALGETLGPRALIGCALMLAGLLACQLLPNRADRAAARESPQLPA
- a CDS encoding CHAD domain-containing protein, translated to MTRVLEIVLGLPLPGGGVPASRRRGAARAVRDFGAELVRAWRICPPVRMKRGHERVTIRSLALADAVPDAAGWIAWHEAGVSGESTMAVHATAFAPGVAVRDRLDLPSSGTAGGRADGDGADDHKEDERASRIRRALADGAVHGCEIEAPADEAGGPSVAAAVMAERAEAGAARTVPAAIEGGDAPAEPSPTPSTEPAAAPARASFRFECERRRGRWQRGDRAPVELTLDDLTWRTTAGAGRHCELRLAVADPGDAAGRIAALHALFDAARELSGAGPAFLKPASLVDLACAGRLPDHDDGPGYAASIELGRLHTQREALFVLGTNVAAQWLGNDAGVRDSNDPEYVHQMRVALRRLRTLMRLFEDFTDETYRDAFAADMKWLGTQLGVVRDWDVSVSETLPGLAGADTDIAGAPGWAATLDAAARQRDIARGELRQAVASSRYARLVLGWIEWLCVLSLGSDDDATRKQRRSLRRHATKRVDRLFARLYGAPKLTSLDPAERHRVRIDAKRLRYALEFFASISSRSTRDKLVKRVSRVQGTLGDANDAQVALHHLERLSAPPEQLGFARGYGAAAQRYAAIAAEAQLRRLWRPKIRAARGGRR